AACGTTAATATTGCAGGAGAATATGCATTGTTAAAGATGTTTGGTAATGCAGTAAACCTTTACAAAGCAAGTAGGCTGGCAACTAATCCCGATTTTAAACCGTTAAAGGTTGAAGGGAACACGATAAAAGAAGATCCTTGTGACACTTAATAATACAGATATGGGAAAAATTCAGATAATAATCATCTATTTTATTTTAGGTTGTGTATTTAGCGCTTTTGCTCAAAACAGTACCGATATTCCAGTTAACCAATTAATGAATAATGCCATCCCAGAAAATGCCGTTGCAGTTTCCAAATCGGACGGTTATAATAAGTTGATAAAATTAGATCCCGACCAGGCTTTTGATGAAGAAAGTATTGGAGGCGAATTCTATATAATCGATAGTATGATAATCGTTTTTTATGGAGGAAAAGCAGAGGCACCTTATAAACCAAGTCAGTTGGAAGAAACGCGGGCAACGCTCTTGGAAATGGGTGGCATGGATACATCTCACATCCATACGGATAACTATAATAAGATAAGTAAGCTAAATAATTTTAAAGTACTAACTTCCTTCATCGATAATAGCACAACATCCTATTACTACCTCATCGCAGATGACCGCGTGTCTTACCTGAATTTCAGTATAACCGCAAAGCCTGAAGATCAGGCAAAGGCTAAAGCGCTAGGGGAGTCCATGCTGAAAAACATGCGCTTTAAGTAACCGTTATCGGATAATATTTTTTTGAAAAACCAATTACAGGCAAAGCACTCTTGCTCATCGTCTATATCTTCATCGATTTACTTCGTTCACTTACCGGACTCAATGCACAGCAACACATTCAACTCAAATTAATAGGGAAATCTAAAGAGTTGCTCAGCACTACAGAATTAAGTGTCAGTGAAATTGCCTACCAACTGGGCTTTGAATACCCGCAATCTTTTCATAAGTTCTTCAAAAAACAGACACAGCAATCGCCATTGGAATTTCGGGCAGGATTTAACTAAACCCTGCCTTAAGCTAATTGGATAATGGCAACTTTTCAATAACGATACCTGGATTCCGCCCTCTGAACATGTCTGAAGGACTGTGATACGTTTTACTGATGCAAATGATTTGATCATCGGTAGAGAGAAGTTTAATAGGATATCCCTTTGTTTGTCTTGTGTTCACTTTTTGGTAGCTATCGGCCGAATATACTTCGACGGTTTTGGCATTTGAGCCGGCGTAGATGAAATATCATTAACGAATATCAACATTATTACTGCATTTTTAAACAAAAGTAGCAGCCTATTTGCACATGCTATACTACTTTTGTTTATATCTTCCGGCAGATGATAACGGCCTTATCCGGCAGGGTAGTTTTAACATGTCAAAAGAGATTGGAAGATGCAGATGAGCACAGCAGGTCAGCCGTGAATACCGAGTGATTAATTATTTATAGAATGAAAAACTTAAATGCTATAACCGGATTTATTTTGTCCTTTTTTTTAGCCACCTTGTGCGCAACTGTTAGCTGCCGGTCCAATGGTTCGCGAGGGGGGGCAGACAGAACTCCATTGTTTACCAATTTCATATATGAAGGGCAGGATCCTGTCTATGAGAAAAACCCTGTAACGGAAGGTGAGTTTTATATTCCTATTCTACAGGGCTGTTATCCCGACCCGAGCATCACGCGTAAAGGTGGAAACTATTATTTGGTCGCTTCTTCTTTTGCTTTCTTTCCTGGAGTTCCTATCTTTCAATCCAATGACCTGATCAACTGGAAATCGATTGGCCATGTGCTGGACCGAGAGTCGCAATTAAAGGTTTACGATATTCCAATGAGTGCAGGGATATATGCTCCAGATATACAATATAATCCACATAATGACATGTTTTATATGATCACCACACAGTTTGCCGGTGGTTTTGGCAACATGGTGGTGAAGGCGTCGGATCCGGCAGGTGATTGGAGTGATCCTATAAAATTGGATTTTGAAGGAATCGATCCGGCTCTATTTTTTGATGATGACGGAAAAGCTTATGTGGTGCATAATGACGCACCGGAAAAGGGAAAAGAACTTTATGAAGGTCACCGTGTTATTAAAATTTGGGACTATGATGTCGAAAACGATCAGGTCGTTCAGGGCAGCGATCAGATAATTGTTGATGGTGGTGTTGATCTTTCGAAGAAACCGATATGGATTGAGGCTCCTCACCTCTATAAAAAAAATGGTAAATATTATTTAATGTGTGCTGAAGGAGGAACGGGGGGGAACCACAGTGAGGTCATCTTTTCAGGTACGCATCCTAAGGGGCCTTTTAAGCCTGCAAAGAAAAATCCGATTCTTTCTCAGAGACACTTAGCGAAAGACCGTTCGGACAAAGTTGATTGGGCAGGACACGCTGATTTGGTTGAAACGTCCGATGGCGAGTACTATGGTGTCTTTTTGGCGGTGCGTCCCAATGAGAAGGAGCGCGTGAATACCGGGAGGGAGACGTTTATGCTACCGGTAGATTGGACAGGTGAATTTCCCGCATTCGTGGGGGGCATGGCCCCTTTACCTACAAAACTCAGATCTCCTAAAGGAGCTACTTATCAATTAAACCAGGAAGCCTGGTTTTTAAATGGTAATTTTACTTATCAGGATGACTTTAAAGATAGCGTACTCAACGATCGGTGGATTGGCGTTCGCGGTCCGCGCGAGACTTTTGCTAAACCCTCACCTAAAGGGCTTGTTATTGAACCTTTCGCAACAACAATACAAGAGATGAAGCCAACATCGACGCTTTTCCATCGCCAACAGCACAATTTTTTTAAGGCCTCAACACTGATACATTATAAACCTGGAAGTGAAAAAGATCTGGCGGGATTAGTGTGCTACCAGCGGGAGGG
This Olivibacter sp. SDN3 DNA region includes the following protein-coding sequences:
- a CDS encoding glycoside hydrolase family 43 protein translates to MKNLNAITGFILSFFLATLCATVSCRSNGSRGGADRTPLFTNFIYEGQDPVYEKNPVTEGEFYIPILQGCYPDPSITRKGGNYYLVASSFAFFPGVPIFQSNDLINWKSIGHVLDRESQLKVYDIPMSAGIYAPDIQYNPHNDMFYMITTQFAGGFGNMVVKASDPAGDWSDPIKLDFEGIDPALFFDDDGKAYVVHNDAPEKGKELYEGHRVIKIWDYDVENDQVVQGSDQIIVDGGVDLSKKPIWIEAPHLYKKNGKYYLMCAEGGTGGNHSEVIFSGTHPKGPFKPAKKNPILSQRHLAKDRSDKVDWAGHADLVETSDGEYYGVFLAVRPNEKERVNTGRETFMLPVDWTGEFPAFVGGMAPLPTKLRSPKGATYQLNQEAWFLNGNFTYQDDFKDSVLNDRWIGVRGPRETFAKPSPKGLVIEPFATTIQEMKPTSTLFHRQQHNFFKASTLIHYKPGSEKDLAGLVCYQREGFHYVFGLTKQGKDYYIVLERTAEGKADVLASAKVDLEQPITLEVRAEGDAYQFHYGKDKEQLNSLGEVVSGDILSTDVAKGFTGALIGLYSTSGNEILPGKAD